Proteins encoded by one window of Primulina huaijiensis isolate GDHJ02 chromosome 1, ASM1229523v2, whole genome shotgun sequence:
- the LOC140971730 gene encoding uncharacterized protein, translating to MDLGFRVWIPSGDQMFTSQIVKRLDLRLQKNTVQADLILLPLLEFDIILGMDWLSSNRAATDFRRSRTQQMPHVSSFMCARKLMRRGCHSFLASIVTVTEPLSQRLEDVEMVRDFPSVFSDDVSGIPPDREVDYSIELMSSTMPISKAPYRLAPAEMKELNDQIQDLLYKGFIRPSFSP from the exons ATGGATTTAGGATTCAGAGTTTGGATTCCGTCTGGGGATCAGATGTTTACCTCGCAGATAGTGAAGAGATTGGATCTTCGGTTACAGAAAAATACAGTGCAGGCAGATTTGATTTTGCTACCGTTGCTAGAGTTCGACattattctgggtatggactggctttcTTCGAACAGAGCTGCCACAGATTTTCGACGGAG CCGGACACAGCAGATGCCGCACGTCAGTTCTTTcatgtgtgcgaggaagctcatGAGGAGAGGCTGCCATTCATTTTTGGCGAGTATTGTGACAGTGACCGAGCCACTCAGCCAGAGGCTAGAGGATGTTGAGATGGTCAGGGATTTTCCCAGCGTTTTCTCGGATgatgtttcaggcattccaccagacagagaggtggaCTATTCTATCGAGCTGATGTCGAGTACAATGCCgatttctaaggcaccctatcgtctagcacctgcagAAATGAAGGAGCTAAATGATCAGATACAGGACTTGCTatacaagggtttcattcgcccgagcTTTTCTCCATGA